ATTGCTATTCCTGAACTAGATGGGGCGATCGAGCCGATTATTCTCTCGGGTCGCGATGGCATGACGGGCCGCGCGATTACGTTACAGGATCGGGTCGAGGCGATCGCCACCCGCGCGCTGAAGTGGACGAATTTGCGCAAGAAACCCAAGCTTGATAAGAAACTGGCGATCACGATTTTCAGTTTCCCCCCCGACAAAGGCAACATTGGGACAGCCGCTTACCTCGATGTCTTTGGTTCGATCCATGAAGTGATGAAAGGGATGCGGGATAACGGCTACGATGTCCAAGACATTCCCGAAACGCCGAAAGAACTCCTCGAAAGCGTGATCCATGATGCCCAAGCGCAATATGCCTCGCCCGAACTCAACATCGCCTACCGCATGAGCGTGCCGGAATATGAGCAGTTAACGCCCTATTCCACTCGCCTTGAGGAAAACTGGGGCAAACCCCCCGGCAACCTCAACAGTGACGGTCAAAACCTGTTGATCTACGGTAAACATTTTGGCAATTTATTCATCGGTGTGCAGCCCACCTTTGGTTACGAAGGCGACCCGATGCGCTTGCTGTTCTCCCGTTCTGCTAGCCCCCACCACGGTTTTGCGGCGTACTACACTTATCTCGAGCGGGTTTGGGGGGCAGATGCAGTGCTGCACTTCGGCACCCACGGTTCGCTGGAATTTATGCCCGGTAAGCAAATGGGGATGTCCGGCGACTGTTACCCCGATAATCTGATCGGCAACATTCCCAACATCTACTACTACGCAGCGAATAACCCCTCAGAAGCGACGATCGCCAAACGTCGGAGTTATGCCAATACCATTTCCTACCTGACTCCTCCGGCGGAAAATGCAGGTCTGTACAAAGGTTTGAAGGAATTGAGCGAGTTGATCGCCTCCTACCAAACCCTAAAAGATGGCGGGCGCGGTGTGCAGATTGTGAACACGATCATGGATCAGGCGCGGATCTGTAACCTCGATAAGGACATCACCTTCCCCGAACAGGATGCAGGCACATTGACCCAAGACGAACGCGATAATATCGTCGGTTTGGTCTACCGCAAGCTGATGGAAATCGAATCCCGTCTGTTGCCCTGTGGTCTGCATGTCATCGGCAAACCCCCCACCGCTGAAGAGGCGATCGCCACCCTTGTGAACATTGCCAGCCTTGATCGTGAAGAAGAGGGCATCACAGGCTTACCCAGCATCATCGCCAAGAGCCTCGGACGTAGTATCGAAGACGTTTACCGCAACAGCGACAAGGGGATTTTAGAAGACGTTGAACTCCTCCAAGCGATCACCGAAGCCTGCCGTGCCGCCGTTCGTGCGCTCGTCATGGAACAGGTCAATGCCGAAGGTCGCGTCTCCCTCGTCTCCAAGCTCAACTTCTTCAACATGGGCAAAAAAGAACCTTGGGTCGAAGCCCTCCACGAAGCAGGCTACAAAAACGTCGATCAGGACCTACTCAAGCCCCTCTTTGCCTACCTCGAATTCTGTCTCGAACAGGTTTGCGCCGACAAAGAACTCGGTGGCTTACTCAAAGCCCTCGAAGGCGAATACGTTCTCCCCGGTCCCGGTGGCGATCCGATCCGCAACCCCAACGTGCTTCCCACAGGTAAAAATATCCACGCCCTCGATCCCCAGTCGATCCCGACCCTTGCGGCAGTCCAGTCCGCTAAAGTCGTCGTCGATCGCCTGATTGAGCGACAAAAACTCGACAATGGCGGCAACTACCCCGAAACGATCGCCTGCGTCCTGTGGGGAACCGACAACATCAAAACCTACGGTGAATCCTTGGCGCAAATCATGTGGATGGTCGGTGCAAGACCCGTCCCCGATGCCCTCGGTCGCGTCAACAAACTCGAACTGATTCCTCTCGAAGAACTTGGTCGTCCCCGCATCGACGTCGTCGTCAACTGTTCCGGCGTATTCCGTGACCTGTTCATCAACCAAATGAACCTTTTGGATCAAGCCGTCAAAATGGCAGCCGAAGCCGACGAACCCCTCGAAATGAACTATGTGCGCAAACACGCCCTAGAACAAGCCGAGGAAATGGGCATCAACATCCGCCAAGCCGCGACCCGCATCTTCTCCAATGCGTCCGGCTCCTACTCCTCCAACGTCAACCTCGCCGTTGAAAACAGTTCTTGGGAAGAGGAAAAAGAGTTACAGGATATGTACCTGAACCGGAAATCCTTCGCCTTTAACTCCGATAACCCCGGCGTGATGGACGAAAACCGCAAGGTATTTGAATCTGCCCTGAAGAAAGCTGATGTGTCCTTCCAGAACCTTGATTCCTCGGAAATCAGCTTAACGGATGTATCCCACTACTTCGACTCTGACCCCACCAAGGTCATTGCTTCCCTGCGGGATGACGGCAAGAAACCCGCTGCCTACATTGCCGATACCACCACAGCCAATGCTCAGGTGCGTACCCTATCGGAAACCGTGCGTTTAGA
The nucleotide sequence above comes from [Synechococcus] sp. NIES-970. Encoded proteins:
- the chlH gene encoding magnesium protoporphyrin IX chelatase, subunit H, which produces MFTNVKSAIRRITPDDINNRTLVKVVYVVLESQYQSALSAAVKTINANHPKIAIEISGYLIEELRDPDNYAEFKQDVSQANLFIASLIFIEDLAQKVVEAVTPHRDNLDAAIVFPSMPEVMRLNKMGTFSMAQLGQSKSAIGEFMKKRKEKSGASFQDAMLKLLRTLPKVLKYLPVEKAQDARNFMLSFQYWLGGSSDNLENFLLMMTDKYILKGQLGQRDYEEPVVYPDMGIWHPLAPKMFEDTKEYLQWYNNREDIGEDLKDPLAPCIGLVLQRTHLVTGDDAHYVAMLQEFEYRGARVIPIFAGGLDFSKPVDEFFWDNTVAGVEKLPLVDTVVSLTGFALVGGPARQDHPKAIESLKKLNRPYMVALPLVFQTTEEWEESDLGLHPIQVALQIAIPELDGAIEPIILSGRDGMTGRAITLQDRVEAIATRALKWTNLRKKPKLDKKLAITIFSFPPDKGNIGTAAYLDVFGSIHEVMKGMRDNGYDVQDIPETPKELLESVIHDAQAQYASPELNIAYRMSVPEYEQLTPYSTRLEENWGKPPGNLNSDGQNLLIYGKHFGNLFIGVQPTFGYEGDPMRLLFSRSASPHHGFAAYYTYLERVWGADAVLHFGTHGSLEFMPGKQMGMSGDCYPDNLIGNIPNIYYYAANNPSEATIAKRRSYANTISYLTPPAENAGLYKGLKELSELIASYQTLKDGGRGVQIVNTIMDQARICNLDKDITFPEQDAGTLTQDERDNIVGLVYRKLMEIESRLLPCGLHVIGKPPTAEEAIATLVNIASLDREEEGITGLPSIIAKSLGRSIEDVYRNSDKGILEDVELLQAITEACRAAVRALVMEQVNAEGRVSLVSKLNFFNMGKKEPWVEALHEAGYKNVDQDLLKPLFAYLEFCLEQVCADKELGGLLKALEGEYVLPGPGGDPIRNPNVLPTGKNIHALDPQSIPTLAAVQSAKVVVDRLIERQKLDNGGNYPETIACVLWGTDNIKTYGESLAQIMWMVGARPVPDALGRVNKLELIPLEELGRPRIDVVVNCSGVFRDLFINQMNLLDQAVKMAAEADEPLEMNYVRKHALEQAEEMGINIRQAATRIFSNASGSYSSNVNLAVENSSWEEEKELQDMYLNRKSFAFNSDNPGVMDENRKVFESALKKADVSFQNLDSSEISLTDVSHYFDSDPTKVIASLRDDGKKPAAYIADTTTANAQVRTLSETVRLDARTKLLNPKWYEGMLSHGYEGVRELSKRLVNTMGWSATADAVDNWVYEDTNETFIKDEEMCKRLMDLNPNSFRRMVSTLLEVNGRGYWETSDENLERLQQLYQEVEDRIEGIDG